The sequence below is a genomic window from Plutella xylostella chromosome 14, ilPluXylo3.1, whole genome shotgun sequence.
tcaaaaatctgGTGGTGAAGAAGGTACCCACGCGGGACGAGGCCCAGAATATGACCAACCTGGTGGCCACCAGGCGCGAGGCCAAGGAGATTAATGACAACTTTTATGCGCATTTGCGCAACTCTGCAAAGCACGAGGACCAGGACGAATACACCTCGGAAGTGGTGAATACGGGGTATTTCAACTATCGGGACTTGCCGCGGACGACGCCCATCTACCCGTACGATCAGTTTTGTATGATTTACCAACAGGATTTGCCATTTTGCGTGGGCACGAGGATAATGTGTACAGCAAACTCTGGGGACCCCCTCCACTTTAACGGCGACATTGGTACCATTGTGAAAATTGAGAAAAAGGGCGAGGAGCTGACTGTGACCATGAATCGCGAGTATGACGGCAGGGACTTGTCCATCACCACAATTGAACGCTTGGAAGTACTTTTCCATCTACGAGTTGACGAAAAATCTGAGGCAAACTGAGGAAGATTTCGTCAGAAACCTGAACCTGTTGCGGACCGGGGACAGGGCCTGCTTGAATTTTTTCAACAATCTGGTGGTGAAGAAGGTACCCACGCGGGACGAGGCCCAGAATATGACCAACCTGGTGGCCACCAGGCGCGAGGCCAAGGAGATTAATGACAACTTTTATGCGCATTTGCGCAACTCTGCAAAGCACGAGGACCAGGACGAATACACCTCGGAAGTGGTGAATACGGGGTATTTCAACTATCGGGACTTGCCGCGGACGACGCCCATCTACCCGTACGATCAGTTTTGTATGATTTACCAACAGGATTTGCCATTTTGCGTGGGCACGAGGATAATGTGTACAGCAAACTCTGGGGACCCCCTCCACTTTAACGGCGACATTGGTACCATTGTGAAAATTGAGAAAAAGGGCGAGGAGCTGACTGTGACCATGAATCGCGAGTATGACGGCAGGGACTTGTCCATCACCACAATTGAACGCTTGGAAGTACTTTTCCATCTACGAGTTGACGAAAAATCTGAGGCAAACTGAGGAAGATTTCGTCAGAAACCTGAACCTGTTGCGGACCGGGGACAGGGCCTGCTTGAATTTTTTCAACAATCTGGTGGTGAAGAAGGTACCCACGCGGGACGAGGCCCAGAATATGACCAACCTGGTGGCCACCAGGCGCGAGGCCAAGGAGATTAATGACAACTTTTATGCGCACATAGTATGATTATCACAAAGTATGTACCGTGTGACGTTGTCTTGTTGTGGTTGTTGGTGGATACCGAAGGGCGTAAGCTTTCGTAACGTTCACTGTTTTGGTAGCGCGCGTGTTTGAGGTTATGTTGTTATCGGTGTAGGAAGCGTGACGCGTTGGtggagtgtgtgtgtgtgtgtgtgtgtaagaGATATTGTTGGTGTAGTAGTTATCTTGTAGTGGGGTGAGGAGAGATAATAGGATAGGGATGGAGGACAGATAACTGACTAgtataaatatgtttgttGGTGGATAAAGTGTCGATGTATAATCAAGTGGACGGTCTCGAcgagaataataattataatataactttgTTTGGATACAGTTGTGATGATATTCACCGCGGTATGTCTGAATTACTTTGCGAATTTTCAACCCCAATGGAAAGTTTGCCAGGAGCTGAACCTGAGTCAAGTGGAGCAGGCGATAGACTCGACGACTTGGGACCAGAACGAGTACGAGCAATTGGAGGAACGTGCAGAGCAGTTGATCCGGTCATCGAAGGAGCCGACGGACGAGGAATGTCTGTATCAAGTGGTGCAGACGTTGTACAATCGTCTGGTGCTGGAGACGGAAGAGGAGACAGTACTGCCGTTGCAACCCAAGAACAATCGTTTTTGGGAAACTATGATGAAGGTGACCGAAGCGTGCAAGAACGACTCGACCGAATGGGAACCAGATTGTATTCAAGTATCTCTGCCTCAATTGGTGGAAATGTACGGCGCATCCTCCACGATACAGTGTCTTTCGTCGGAGGAGATCAAGGCAAGTTTGAATGTTTTGTGCAACGCATTCAAAAAAGCCTCAGCGGATGCGACTGGTCAGTCATCGCATTCCACCCGGACGACAGAAGCCAGTACCAAATCAAGACCGAGTACAAAGAGGCGGTTGATATTTACCGACGACGAGCAGACGGAGACGAAGTCGTACAAACCTGTTGGTACCAAGGCGTTATTGGCTCAAAAACGTTCCAGGTTAGACAGGGAGTCATTAGATACAGAACTGGAGCGTTCTGGGATTCGACAGATCGACTCGGTCTCGGAACGATCGGATCGGGACATTTCCACATTCTTCACCCCTGCGCATGGTACAATTACCAATGTGGTCACCTCTCAAGGGCTATTGACGTACTTAAGCGAAAACCGGCTGACCAGCAGCACTTTCCTTCAAGCGAACAACACTTTAAGAACACTTTGTTCTATATCGGAAAGTACCCCAGATGGCTCGTTTACAGTAAGATGCCCGACGGACAGGAACAGTACTATGTTTTTGGAACTGAATATATTCCGGAAAGCGACTTACGAGAGGGAGAACAATACGCAAATCCGTTGGAAGAAGGCGATCCAGCGGATAAAGGTGTGCTGCGGCGACGCCGATCAAATAGCGGTAGCGGTGGCGAAGATAGTGGACGCGGCTCGAAAAAGAATAAGCCGTCATCCAGAAATGGAGGTGCTGAAGCCGAAGGAATCatcaaactttttttaaagaatCCCACGTTTCCACTAGAAAACATACTTCGCACACGATTGTGGGACATGTCAGAGTTTGCAACCTTCATAGCCAGTGACAAGACTGTGCAGAGAGCCGTGGCCCTTTTGATGAACAGAACTTGTAAGTGGTCGTACGATGATTACATTACTCTGTATAACCAGGAAGACGTGCATCCATTGTTTGGAGCCATAGACCAAGGCAACACCCACGAACTGTATTACAATGTTCCCGAAAGTGTCGATATTGCTCTGGAATTGTTGGACTACCAATTAGAGAGTAATGAAGCAATGAGTGCATTCAGTCGGGAGGAAAAACGCGGTGAGTTTGTGAGCAACGTGTTTGCAGTGTGTGAAAAGATTATTCCCAAGAGAAATGCCATTATGGTAGTTAGTCCTCCCAGTGGAGGAAAAAACTACTTTTTTGATGCTATAATGGCTTTTTATTTGAACGTTGGAATAATTCAGAATTTCAACAAATTCAACAACTTTCCCCTGATGGAGGCCATCAATCGCAGAATCAATTGTTGGAACGAGCCCAACGTGGAACCGAGCGCGTTTGACACTGTGAAGATGTTGCTCGCCGGAGACCCGTTGAAAGCTGCGGTAAAATACCAATCGGAACAACCCTTATTGAGAACACCTGTAATTGTACTTTCAAATAAATGGGCTTTTCCGAAGAATCAGGCTTTCGAAGATCGCATGTTTGTTTACACGTGGCGCAGAGCAGAGTTTTTAAAAGAGTACAAGAAAAAATTGAATCCTTTTATGTGGCCCGCTCTAGTGCATCGTTACGAGAatgttatatataataaattcgATATATATAACAAGTTCTGTTCGACAGCAAACTCTGGGGACCCCCTCCACTTTAACGGCGACATTGGTACCATTGTGAAAATTGAGAAAAAGGGCGAGGAGCTGACTGTGACCATGAATCGCGAGTATGACGGCAGGGACTTGTCCATCACCACAATTGAACGCTTGGAAGTACTTTTCCATCTACGAGTTGACGAAAAATCTGAGGCAAACTGAGGAAGATTTCGTCAGAAACCTGAACCTGTTGCGGACCGGGGACAGGGCCTGCTTGAATTTTTTCAACAATCTGGTGGTGAAGAAGGTACCCACGCGGGACGAGGCCCAGAATATGACCAACCTGGTGGCCACCAGGCGCGAGGCCAAGGAGATTAATGACAACTTTTATGCGCATTTGCGCAACTCTGCAAAGCACGAGGACCAGGACGGATACACCTCGGAAGTGGTGAATACGGGGTATTTCAACTATCGGGACTTGCCGCGGACGACGCCCATCTACCCGTACGATCAGTTTTGTATGATTTACCAACAGGATTTGCCATTTTGCGTGGGCACGAGGATAATGTGTACAGCAAACTCTGGGGACCCCCTCCACTTTAACGGCGACATTGGTACCATTGTGAAAATTGAGAAAAAGGGCGAGACCATGAATCGCGAGTATGACGGCAGGGACTTGTCCATCACCACAATTGAACGCTTGGAAGTACTTTTCCATCTACGAGTTGACGAAAAATCTGAGGCAAACTGAGGAAGATTTCGTCAGAAACCTGAACCTGTTGCGGACCGGGGACAGGGCCTGCTTGAATTTTTTCAACAATCTGGTGGTGAAGAAGGTACCCACGCGGGACGAGGCCCAGAATATGACCAACCTGGTGGCCACCAGGCGCGAGGCCAAGGAGATTAATGACAACTTTTATGCGCATTTGCGCAACTCTGCAAAGCACGAGGACCAGGACGAATACACCTCGGAAGTGGTGAATACGGGGTATTTCAACTATCGGGACTTGCCGCGGACGACGCCCATCTACCCGTACGATCAGTTTTGTATGATTTACCAACAGGATTTGCCATTTTGCGTGGGCATGAGGATAATGTGTACAGCAAACTCTGGGGACCCCCTCCACTTTAACGGCGACATTGGTACCATTGTGAAAATTGAGAAAAAGGGCGAGACCATGAATCGCGAGTATGACGGCAGGGACTTGTCCATCACCACAATTGAACGCTTGGAAGTACTTTTCCATCTACGAGTTGACGAAAAATCTGAGGCAAACTGAGGAAGATTTCGTCAGAAACCTGAACCTGTTGCGGACCGGGGACAGGGCCTGCTTGAATTTTTTCAACAATCTGGTGGTGAAGAAGGTACCCACGCGGGACGAGGCCCAGAATATGACCAACTTGGTGGCCACCAGGCGCGAGGCCAAGGAGATTAATGACAACTTTTATGCGCAACTCTGCAAAGCACGAGGACCAGGACGAATACACCTCGGAAGTGGTGAATACGGGGTATTTCAACTATCGGGACTTGCCGCGGACGACGCCCATCTACCCGTACGATCAGTTTTGTATGATTTACCAACAGGATTTGCCATTTTGCGTGGGCATGAGGATAATGTGTACAGCAAACTCTGGGGACCCCCTCCACTTTAACGGCGACATTGGTACCATTGTGAAAATTGAGAAAAAGGGCGAGGAGCTGACTGTGACCATGAATCGCGAGTATGACGGCAGGGACTTGTCCATCACCACAATTGAACGCTTGGAAGTACTTTTCCATCTACGAGTTGACGAAAAATCTGAGGCAAACTGAGGAAGATTTCGTCAGAAACCTGAACCTGTTGCGGACCGGGGACAGGGCCTGCTTGAATTTTTTCAACAATCTGGTGGTGAAGAAGGTACCCACGCGGGACGAGGCCCAGAATATGACCAACCTGGTGGCCACCAGGCGCGAGGCCAAGGAGATTAATGACAACTTTTATGCGCATTTGCGCAACTCTGCAAAGCACGAGGACCAGGACGAATACACCTCGGAAGTGGTGAATACGGGGTATTTCAACTATCGGGACTTGCCGCGGACGACGCCCATCTACCCGTACGATCAGTTTTGTATGATTTACCAACAGGATTTGCCATTTTGCGTGGGCACGAGGATAATGTGTACAGCAAACTCTGGGGACCCCCTCCACTTTAACGGCGACATTGGTACCATTGTGAAAATTGAGAAAAAGGGCGAGGAGCTGACTGTGACCATGAATCGCGAGTATGACGGCAGGGACTTGTCCATCACCACAATTGAACGCTTGGAAGTACTTTTCCATCTACGAGTTGACGAAAAATCTGAGGCAAACTGAGGAAGATTTCGTCAGAAACCTGAACCTGTTGCGGACCGGGGACAGGGCCTGCTTGAATTTTTTCAACAATCTGGTGGTGAAGAAGGTACCCACGCGGGACGAGGCCCAGAATATGACCAACCTGGTGGCCACCAGGCGCGAGGCCAAGGAGATTAATGACAACTTTTATGCGCATTTGCGCAACTCTGCAAAGCACGAGGACCAGGACGAATACACCTCGGAAGTGGTGAATACGGGGTATTTCAACTATCGGGACTTGCCGCGGACGACGCCCATCTACCCGTACGATCAGTTTTGTATGATTTACCAACAGGATTTGCCATTTTGCGTGGGCACGAGGATAATGTGTACAGCAAACTCTGGGGACCCCCTCCACTTTAACGGCGACATTGGTACCATTGTGAAAATTGAGAAAAAGGGCGAGGAGCTGACTGTGACCATGAATCGCGAGTATGACGGCAGGGACTTGTCCATCACCACAATTGAACGCTTGGAAGTACTTTTCCATCTACGAGTTGACGAAAAATCTGAGGCAAACTGAGGAAGATTTCGTCAGAAACCTGAACCTGTTGCGGACCGGGGACAGGGCCTGCTTGAATTTTTTCAACAATCTGGTGGTGAAGAAGGTACCCACGCGGGACGAGGCCCAGAATATGACCAACCTGGTGGCCACCAGGCGCGAGGCCAAGGAGATTAATGACAACTTTTATGCGCATTTGCGCAACTCTGCAAAGCACGAGGACCAGGACGAATACACCTCGGAAGTGGTGAATACGGGGTATTTCAACTATCGGGACTTGCCGCGGACGACGCCCATCTACCCGTACGATCAGTTTTGTATGATTTACCAACAGGATTTGCCATTTTGCGTGGGCACGAGGATAATGTGTACAGCAAACTCTGGGGACCCCCTCCACTTTAACGGCGACATTGGTACCATTGTGAAAATTGAGAAAAAGGGCGAGGAGCTGACTGTGACCATGAATCGCGAGTATGACGGCAGGGACTTGTCCATCACCACAATTGAACGCTTGGAAGTACTTTTCCATCTACGAGTTGACGAAAAATCTGAGGCAAACTGAGGAAGATTTCGTCAGAAACCTGAACCTGTTGCGGACCGGGGACAGGGCCTGCTTGAATTTTTTCAACAATCTGGTGGTGAAGAAGGTACCCACGCGGGACGAGGCCCAGAATATGACCAACCTGGTGGCCACCAGGCGCGAGGCCAAGGAGATTAATGACAACTTTTATGCGCATTTGCGCAACTCTGCAAAGCACGAGGACCAGGACGAATACACCTCGGAAGTGGTGAATACGGGGTATTTCAACTATCGGGACTTGCCGCGGACGACGCCCATCTACCCGTACGATCAGTTTTGTATGATTTACCAACAGGATTTGCCATTTTGCGTGGGCACGAGGATAATGTGTACAGCAAACTCTGGGGACCCCCTCCACTTTAACGGCGACATTGGTACCATTGTGAAAATTGAGAAAAAGGGCGAGGAGCTGACTGTGACCACGAATCGCGAGTATGACGGCAGGGACTTGTCCATCACCACAATTGAACGCTTGGAAGTACTTTTCCATCTACGAGTTGACGAAAAATCTGAGGCAAACTGAGGAAGATTTCGTCAGAAACCTGAACCTGTTGCGGACCGGGGACAGGGCCTGCTTGAATTTTTTCAACAATCTGGTGGTGAAGAAGGTACCCACGCGGGACGAGGCCCAGAATATGACCAACCTGGTGGCCACCAGGCGCGAGGCCAAGGAGATTAATGACAACTTTTATGCGCATTTGCGCAACTCTGCAAAGCACGAGGACCAGGACGAATACACCTCGGAAGTGGTGAATACGGGGTATTTCAACTATCGGGACTTGCCGCGGACGACGCCCATCTACCCGTACGATCAGTTTTGTATGATTTACCAACAGGATTTGCCATTTTGCGTGGGCACGAGGATAATGTGTACAGCAAACTCTGGGGACCCCCTCCACTTTAACGGCGACATTGGTACCATTGTGAAAATTGAGAAAAAGGGCGAGGAGCTGACTGTGACCATGAATCGCGAGTATGACGGCAGGGACTTGTCCATCACCACAATTGAACGCTACTTTAAACGAAGACCGCCCGTAGCGGGCCCCCCCATTGTCCGGTACCGAGGCCTGCCGTTCACGCATGGATGGGCGTGCACCATCCACAAGGCGCAGGGGATGACCCTAAGGAACTTGATTGTCATCCCAAACGCTGTATTTATGGAGGCGCAGGCATACGTGGCGCTGAGTAGGGTCACCCATAGCTCGGGTCTCCGCCTTCTGGACCGAATTCCCCCCCACTTTGTTTTGTCTGTGCCCCTGGTGGATGAGATGTACCGGTCCATGAAACGTTtaacattgtaaataaatgattaataaataaatgatttttttattaagtattagaTGGTTCATAGATGGTTCACACACGGCTCACACACGTAGGTTCACGCAATAGCTCGCACACGCGCTCACACGTAGGTTCACGCAATAGCTCGCACACGTAGGTTCACGCAATAGCTCGCACACGCGCTCACACGTAGGTTCACGCAATAGCTCGCACACGCGCTCACACACGCTCACACATGGCTCACACACATGGCTCACACATGCACAGTTTAATCACCTCACACACGCTCACACATGGCGCGCACACGTGACACGCGGCGCGCTTTCCCGCGAACATCGCGTGATGGCGCAGATTACACACAAGATTTACTACGAGCGTCTGTTTTACTGCATACGCGGGCTGCTACGTGCTGGCGTCATGGGCCCCCAACTTCCCCGGACACTCGCGTCTATAGAGGCCAGTTATTCGCAAGTCTGGACCAAAATGCAAATGGATTCGGCGGAGACGGTTCGCGTCGGGCGGAGGAACACGTTTAACTATGTATTCACCCCATCCAACAGGCGGGTCAAGAAGATCACCACACTGGTGGACGCCGTGGACGACAGTGATATCAAGTGGGCCGTGGACCGTTATGGCCTGTAATAGGCAAAAGTGGACAAGAAGCGAAAAACATTAAGAAATGGAAGTATGAAGATGAAATGGCTTTTGTTGCTTCGTTCTTTGGCGAGTGAAAATCTTTAGAATCCGTTGAGCTGACAAGTGACGATGAAGAGTCACAGCCGAATAGCGCAGGAACTGAAATTCAGAACCATCACTTCAACAATGAGATCGATAATACTGTTGATATTCCTGCTGCAGAAAATATTACAGCCACCGAAATTCAGAACGAAGATGACATTACTGCCAGTAACAAATCCTCACAACCACTACTCAGTCAAGCAAAAAAGGCCAAGACAATAAAGAGAAGTAAAATCCAACCACCACAAACAGCATCCGCTGTATTGATGTCGAAATTGTTAGAAGCGCAAAATAAATCCACGACATCTCCACGAAATATAATCTCTACGACAAGACGCTGAATTAGaacgatttttttttgcacatatCAGATACAGTAAAGAAGTTTTCTCCTTACTTACAAGCCAtcgcaaaaacaaaatattcagtTTAGTTTCAGAAATTATGGTTTTTACCACCGGAGCGATCGGTCACCGGTAACCATTTATGGTTTTAGCGAAGTTCGCGATCACTCATCATCATGAGCACCCCAACAACCACACCTAATAATAATCGAGGAGGAGGTCGAGGAGGTTTCAAAGGCAGAGGAAGAGGCAAGCCTGCGGGCATGCCCGCCCCCGTCGAAGAGCCCATCGAGACTAAAGTCTCAGCCGATCCACCCCCGAAGTCTACTCCACCTACACCAGTTAGGAAACCAGACCTCACGCAGAAGCACCTGTCAACAGTCCCTTCTGTTGAGCGCAATGACCCCATGATCCTAGATTCAATTCTAGTTGATGGTATCGCTGGATTTGTCCAGTGTGCGTCTGAACGAAGGTTCAAGTTAGATTACTCTAGCTTCATTGAACTAGTGCAGGCATCATACCGATCCGCGGTGAAGTATGATAGAGGTCTCAAGAAGCACATGTCATGCAGCGTGTATCAATACTACTGCGTGGTGCTTCTATGGAAGAGGCTATACTACGTAATATCGAGAAGAGGACCACTAAGTCTCGAATATCAGAGACTGGAGAATTACCTAAATTTCTCCATGCCCATTCCGACCGACATAGCCGTCTATTTGAACGGCATTGGCGAGATAGTAGATCAAGCTGGAAGGCAATTTTATTTGCAACTACACTCCGAGCTAACAGACCAGGTCGTCCGAGGACTAACTGGCAGCTTCGGCAGGTATAATGCGAATAGCCACCTGTCTTATGAAACTATGCCCGCCCCATTCGTGTCGGTTTGGCGAATGGTGGCCGATATACGCCGCACCCAACTGCCCCAGGCCGAAGGCCCGGTAGTTTAGAATTTACCAGAACCCTTGGCTTGTGAGCAGGCAGGAACCGTCCCCAACCAAAATCTTTTGGGATGGAGAAGAGCCGAAAGACTCACCGATGACCAAGTCGCCGCTTTATAGCAAGCTGGCATTAATACTGGGCGGCCAGAGGAACCACCCCTCTCTTTTGTCGACGTTGGCGGAATCCCCGTCAATCAGTCACATCTAGCCTATATAGCAGGAGCCATTAACAACTCCAAATGCAGGGCAGTCTCACTGTTCAATGAATCAGTTCGAGGAAGTTTGTCTCAGTCGGTATTTTCTACTCGTGTCACAACGGACGTAGAGACTAACGGCGAGTCTATCTCAGCCAAGGCAGCCATCACCAACAGTTACACTCAGACCACCACCCACATCGCATGTGCCGCAGCTATCTGTAGGTACCGTATTAAGCGTCGTGAGGCACTGGAGACTGATATGG
It includes:
- the LOC125489542 gene encoding ATP-dependent DNA helicase PIF1-like produces the protein MTNLVATRREAKEINDNFYAHLRNSAKHEDQDEYTSEVVNTGYFNYRDLPRTTPIYPYDQFCMIYQQDLPFCVGTRIMCTANSGDPLHFNGDIGTIVKIEKKGEELTVTMNREYDGRDLSITTIERYFKRRPPVAGPPIVRYRGLPFTHGWACTIHKAQGMTLRNLIVIPNAVFMEAQAYVALSRVTHSSGLRLLDRIPPHFVLSVPLVDEMYRSMKRLTLRVKKITTLVDAVDDSDIKWAVDRYGL